One genomic segment of Bradyrhizobium prioriisuperbiae includes these proteins:
- a CDS encoding helix-turn-helix domain-containing protein translates to MVKRTSFEDAQCPIARSLDVVGDGWSLLIIRNALGGGRRFSEFQKGLGMAKNILAARLRALVTHGIFELKPASDGSPHQEYVLTDKGKDLFPVLVALRQWADDYLFKPGEEYTRLVDRKTGKRIRKIELRAQDGRVLRQQDTLLVSVN, encoded by the coding sequence ATGGTGAAACGAACCAGTTTCGAGGACGCGCAATGCCCGATCGCCCGCTCGCTCGACGTGGTCGGCGACGGCTGGTCGTTGCTGATCATTCGCAATGCGCTGGGTGGAGGACGACGCTTCAGCGAATTCCAGAAAGGCCTGGGCATGGCAAAGAACATCCTGGCCGCGCGGCTGCGCGCCCTGGTGACCCACGGCATTTTCGAGTTGAAGCCGGCATCGGACGGCAGCCCGCATCAGGAATATGTCCTCACCGACAAAGGCAAGGACCTGTTTCCAGTGCTGGTGGCGTTACGCCAGTGGGCGGACGATTACCTGTTCAAGCCGGGCGAAGAATACACCCGGCTGGTCGACCGCAAGACAGGCAAGCGCATCCGCAAGATCGAGTTGCGCGCACAGGATGGCCGGGTGCTACGGCAGCAAGACACCCTGCTGGTCAGCGTGAATTGA
- a CDS encoding SDR family NAD(P)-dependent oxidoreductase codes for MAGRLANKVALITGGNSGIGLATARVFVAEGARVAITGRNQETLDQAAKELGDKVLAITADTTNVEDLERAVAATVKAFGKIDTLFANAGIGGATPLGGTTLKAFEDVIRTNLTAVFFTVQAAAPHLNDNASVILNGSVHTALGMPGYSAYAATKAGVTGMSRVLASELAPRGIRVNVVAPGGTKTPIWKGAAPTPEAFNALEQRIAHSTPLGRMGEADDIAKTVLFLASDDARHVNATEIFVDGGTIGARMGAALYR; via the coding sequence ATGGCAGGCAGGCTTGCGAACAAGGTGGCGTTGATTACCGGCGGCAACAGCGGCATCGGGCTGGCCACCGCGCGGGTGTTCGTGGCGGAGGGGGCGCGGGTCGCGATCACCGGGCGCAACCAGGAAACGCTCGATCAGGCGGCGAAGGAACTCGGCGACAAGGTGCTGGCGATCACAGCCGACACCACGAATGTCGAAGACCTGGAGCGCGCCGTTGCCGCCACGGTGAAAGCATTCGGCAAGATCGACACGTTGTTCGCCAATGCCGGCATCGGCGGCGCCACGCCGCTCGGCGGCACCACGCTCAAGGCGTTCGAGGATGTCATCAGGACCAACCTGACCGCGGTGTTCTTCACCGTCCAGGCGGCGGCGCCGCATCTCAACGACAACGCGTCGGTCATTCTCAATGGGTCGGTCCATACCGCGCTCGGCATGCCCGGCTATTCGGCTTATGCCGCGACCAAGGCGGGTGTCACCGGCATGTCCCGCGTGCTGGCGTCTGAGCTCGCCCCTCGCGGCATTCGCGTCAATGTGGTGGCGCCAGGCGGCACCAAAACCCCGATCTGGAAAGGTGCGGCCCCCACGCCCGAAGCGTTCAATGCATTGGAACAGCGGATCGCCCACAGCACGCCGCTTGGCCGCATGGGCGAAGCCGATGACATCGCCAAGACAGTCCTGTTCCTGGCCTCCGACGATGCCCGCCATGTCAATGCGACGGAAATCTTCGTCGATGGCGGCACGATCGGTGCACGGATGGGGGCGGCGCTCTACCGTTGA
- the rplJ gene encoding 50S ribosomal protein L10 produces MERAAKKEAVDALNEVFKATGVAVVAHYSGLTVAQMQKLRSQMKQAGASVKVSKNRLAKIALEGTDVVAIGSLLKGPTVIATSNDPVAAPKVAVEFAKTNEQFVILGGSMGKTVLNVDSVKALAALPSLDELRAKILGLLVAPATKIAQLTTAPAAKLARVVQAYASKNEAA; encoded by the coding sequence GTGGAACGAGCGGCAAAAAAAGAGGCGGTCGACGCGCTGAACGAGGTCTTTAAGGCCACCGGCGTTGCGGTCGTTGCTCATTATTCCGGCCTCACCGTGGCCCAGATGCAGAAGCTGCGTTCGCAGATGAAGCAGGCTGGGGCGTCGGTGAAGGTCTCGAAGAACCGTCTCGCCAAAATCGCTCTTGAAGGCACCGACGTTGTGGCCATCGGCTCCCTGCTAAAGGGGCCGACAGTGATCGCTACTTCCAACGATCCGGTCGCGGCGCCGAAGGTTGCCGTCGAATTCGCCAAGACGAACGAACAGTTCGTCATTCTCGGCGGTTCGATGGGTAAAACCGTCCTGAATGTCGACAGCGTGAAGGCTCTTGCCGCGCTGCCGTCTCTGGATGAACTGCGCGCGAAGATCCTCGGCCTCCTTGTGGCGCCGGCGACCAAGATCGCTCAGCTCACCACCGCACCGGCGGCGAAGCTCGCCCGCGTGGTTCAGGCATATGCCTCAAAGAACGAAGCGGCGTAG
- the rplL gene encoding 50S ribosomal protein L7/L12: MADLQKIVDDLSSLTVLEAAELAKLLEEKWGVSAAAAVAVAAAPGAAAAAVEEKTEFSVVLAAAGDKKIEVIKEVRAITGLGLKEAKDLVEGAPKPVKDGVAKDEAEKIKAQLEKAGAKVELK, translated from the coding sequence ATGGCTGACTTGCAGAAGATTGTGGACGATTTGTCGAGCCTGACCGTGCTCGAAGCCGCCGAACTCGCGAAGCTTCTCGAAGAGAAGTGGGGCGTTTCGGCTGCTGCTGCCGTGGCGGTTGCCGCGGCTCCGGGCGCGGCTGCTGCTGCCGTCGAAGAGAAGACCGAATTCTCGGTCGTGCTCGCGGCTGCCGGCGACAAGAAGATTGAGGTCATCAAGGAAGTCCGTGCGATCACGGGCCTCGGCCTCAAGGAAGCCAAGGACCTCGTCGAGGGCGCGCCGAAGCCGGTCAAGGACGGCGTGGCCAAGGACGAAGCCGAAAAGATCAAGGCTCAGCTCGAGAAGGCTGGCGCCAAGGTCGAACTCAAGTAA
- the rpoB gene encoding DNA-directed RNA polymerase subunit beta gives MAQQTFTGRKRVRKFFGQIKEVAEMPNLIEVQKASYDQFLMVAEPAGGRLDEGLQAVFKSVFPISDFSNTSMLEFVRYEFEAPKYDVDECRQRGMTFAAPLKVTLRLIVFDIDEETGARSVKDIKEQDVYMGDIPLMTMNGTFIVNGTERVIVSQMHRSPGVFFDHDKGKTHSSGKLLFAARVIPYRGSWLDIEFDAKDIVFARIDRRRKIPVTSLMYALGLDGEEILSTFYKKIAYKRTKEGWRVPFDAARFRGYTTINDLIDADTGKVVLEAGKKLTVRAARQLQEKGLKALRMSDEELVTNYLAEDLVNPKTGEIHAEAGDEITEKSLKVLNEIGYKELPILDIDHVNVGPYIRNTLNADKNMTREDALFDIYRVMRPGEPPTLDSAQNMFQSLFFDSERYDLSAVGRVKMNMRLELDAPDTHRTLRKEDILSVIKTLVDLRDGKGEIDDIDHLGNRRVRSVGELMENQYRIGLLRMERAIKERMSSVDIDTVMPQDLINAKPAAAAVREFFGSSQLSQFMDQTNPLSEITHKRRLSALGPGGLTRERAGFEVRDVHPTHYGRICPIETPEGPNIGLINSLATFARVNKYGFVETPYRKVKDGRVTDEVIYLSAMEEGRHHVAQANVPLDAKGRFTEDLVVARHAGDVLQVTPDKVDYMDVSPKQLVSVAAALIPFLENDDANRALMGSNMQRQAVPLVRAEAPFVGTGMEGVVARDSGAAIASRRSGVIDQIDATRIVIRATDDLDPTKSGVDIYRLMKYQRSNQSTCINQRPLVKVGDVVKKGDIIADGPSTDLGELALGRNVLVAFMPWNGYNFEDSILLSERIVKDDVFTSIHIEEFEVMARDTKLGPEEITRDIPNVSEEALKNLDEAGIVYIGAEVRAGDILVGKITPKGESPMTPEEKLLRAIFGEKASDVRDTSLRVPPGVQGTIVEVRVFNRHGVDKDERALAIEREEIERLAKDRDDEQAILDRNVFGRLAELLNNREGIAGPKGFKKDTRITKAVLEEYPRSQWWLFASPNDKLMAEIEAMRKQYDESKKGLEQRFLDKVEKLQRGDELPPGVMKMVKVFVAVKRKIQPGDKMAGRHGNKGVVSKIVPIEDMPFLEDGTHADIVLNPLGVPSRMNVGQILETHLGWACAGLGKRIGQAVDAYLAKQDTKPLKETLKKVYGEDETIKSLGDTELLELGRNLTHGVPIATPVFDGAKESDIEEMLKLAGLDGSGQSTVYDGRTGDEFDRKVTVGYIYMLKLHHLVDDKIHARSIGPYSLVTQQPLGGKAQFGGQRFGEMEVWALEAYGAAYTLQEMLTVKSDDVAGRTKVYEAIVRGDDTFEAGIPESFNVLVKEMRSLGLNVDLHNSKLTPGTTAEAAE, from the coding sequence ATGGCGCAGCAAACGTTCACCGGTCGCAAACGCGTTCGCAAGTTTTTTGGACAAATCAAGGAAGTGGCTGAGATGCCGAACCTCATCGAGGTTCAAAAGGCATCCTATGACCAGTTCCTGATGGTCGCCGAACCGGCGGGCGGACGGCTGGATGAAGGCCTGCAGGCGGTGTTCAAGTCGGTGTTCCCGATCTCCGACTTCTCCAACACCTCGATGCTGGAATTCGTCCGCTATGAGTTCGAGGCGCCGAAGTATGACGTCGACGAGTGCCGCCAGCGCGGCATGACCTTTGCCGCGCCGTTGAAGGTGACGCTGCGCCTGATCGTGTTCGATATCGACGAAGAAACCGGCGCGCGTTCGGTCAAGGACATCAAGGAGCAGGATGTCTACATGGGCGATATTCCGCTCATGACCATGAACGGCACCTTCATCGTCAACGGCACCGAGCGCGTCATCGTCTCGCAGATGCACCGCTCGCCCGGCGTGTTCTTCGATCACGACAAGGGCAAGACCCATTCGTCGGGCAAGCTGCTGTTCGCCGCCCGCGTCATTCCTTATCGCGGTTCGTGGCTCGACATCGAGTTCGACGCCAAGGACATCGTGTTCGCGCGTATCGACCGTCGCCGCAAGATTCCGGTGACGTCGCTGATGTATGCGCTGGGTCTCGACGGTGAAGAGATCCTGTCGACCTTCTACAAGAAGATCGCCTACAAGCGCACCAAGGAAGGCTGGCGCGTGCCGTTCGACGCCGCGCGTTTCCGCGGCTACACCACCATCAACGACCTGATCGACGCCGACACCGGCAAGGTCGTGCTCGAGGCCGGCAAGAAGCTCACCGTCCGTGCCGCCCGTCAGCTCCAGGAAAAGGGGCTGAAGGCGCTGCGCATGTCGGACGAGGAGTTGGTCACCAACTATCTCGCGGAAGATCTCGTCAACCCGAAGACCGGCGAAATCCATGCCGAGGCCGGCGACGAAATCACCGAGAAGTCGCTGAAGGTGCTCAACGAGATCGGCTACAAGGAACTGCCGATCCTCGACATCGACCACGTCAATGTCGGGCCCTACATCCGCAACACGCTCAATGCCGACAAGAACATGACGCGTGAAGACGCGCTGTTCGATATCTACCGCGTGATGCGCCCGGGCGAGCCGCCGACGCTGGATTCGGCGCAGAACATGTTCCAGTCGCTGTTCTTCGATTCGGAGCGCTACGACCTCTCGGCCGTCGGCCGGGTGAAGATGAACATGCGCCTCGAACTCGATGCGCCGGACACCCATCGCACGCTGCGCAAGGAAGACATCCTCTCCGTCATCAAGACGCTGGTGGACCTGCGTGACGGCAAGGGCGAAATCGACGACATCGACCATCTCGGCAACCGCCGGGTGCGTTCGGTCGGCGAATTGATGGAGAACCAGTACCGCATCGGTCTGCTGCGCATGGAGCGTGCGATCAAGGAGCGCATGTCGTCGGTCGATATCGACACCGTCATGCCGCAGGACCTGATCAACGCCAAGCCGGCCGCCGCCGCGGTGCGCGAGTTCTTCGGTTCGTCGCAGCTGTCGCAGTTCATGGACCAGACCAACCCGCTGTCGGAGATCACCCACAAGCGCCGCTTGTCGGCGCTTGGCCCGGGCGGTCTGACCCGCGAGCGCGCCGGCTTCGAAGTGCGCGACGTGCATCCGACCCACTACGGCCGTATCTGCCCGATCGAGACGCCGGAAGGCCCGAACATCGGTCTGATCAACTCGCTCGCTACCTTCGCCCGCGTCAACAAGTACGGCTTCGTCGAGACGCCGTATCGCAAGGTGAAGGACGGCCGCGTCACCGACGAGGTGATCTACCTCTCGGCGATGGAAGAGGGCCGTCACCACGTTGCGCAGGCCAACGTGCCGCTCGACGCCAAGGGCCGCTTCACGGAAGACTTGGTCGTCGCGCGTCATGCCGGCGACGTGTTGCAGGTCACGCCGGACAAGGTCGACTACATGGACGTGTCGCCGAAACAGCTGGTTTCGGTCGCCGCGGCGCTGATCCCGTTCCTCGAGAACGACGACGCCAACCGCGCGCTGATGGGCTCGAACATGCAGCGTCAGGCCGTGCCGCTGGTCCGTGCCGAGGCGCCGTTCGTCGGCACCGGCATGGAAGGCGTCGTGGCACGCGACTCCGGTGCTGCGATTGCATCCCGCCGTTCGGGCGTGATCGACCAGATCGACGCAACCCGTATCGTCATCCGGGCGACCGACGATCTCGATCCGACCAAGTCGGGCGTCGATATCTACCGCCTGATGAAGTATCAGCGCTCCAACCAGTCGACCTGCATCAACCAGCGTCCGCTGGTGAAGGTCGGCGACGTGGTCAAGAAGGGTGACATCATCGCTGACGGTCCGTCGACCGATCTCGGTGAGCTCGCGCTCGGCCGCAACGTGCTGGTCGCGTTCATGCCGTGGAATGGCTACAACTTCGAAGACTCGATCCTGCTCTCCGAGCGGATCGTGAAGGACGACGTGTTCACGTCCATTCACATCGAGGAATTCGAGGTGATGGCCCGCGACACCAAGCTTGGTCCTGAGGAAATCACCCGCGATATTCCGAACGTCTCGGAAGAAGCGCTGAAGAACCTCGACGAAGCCGGCATCGTCTACATCGGTGCGGAAGTGCGCGCCGGCGACATCCTGGTCGGCAAGATCACGCCGAAGGGCGAAAGCCCGATGACGCCGGAAGAAAAGCTGCTGCGCGCGATCTTCGGTGAAAAGGCGTCCGACGTTCGCGATACCTCGCTCCGCGTGCCTCCGGGCGTGCAGGGCACCATCGTCGAAGTGCGGGTGTTCAACCGGCATGGCGTCGACAAGGACGAGCGCGCCCTGGCGATCGAACGGGAAGAGATCGAGCGTCTGGCCAAGGACCGCGACGACGAGCAGGCGATCCTGGATCGTAACGTGTTCGGCCGTCTTGCCGAGCTCCTGAACAACCGCGAAGGCATCGCGGGTCCGAAGGGCTTCAAGAAGGACACCCGGATCACCAAGGCAGTGCTGGAAGAGTATCCGCGCTCGCAGTGGTGGCTGTTTGCCTCGCCGAACGACAAGCTGATGGCCGAGATCGAGGCCATGCGGAAGCAGTACGACGAGTCGAAGAAGGGCCTTGAACAGCGCTTCCTCGACAAGGTCGAGAAGCTGCAGCGTGGTGACGAACTTCCGCCCGGCGTGATGAAGATGGTCAAGGTCTTCGTCGCGGTGAAGCGCAAGATCCAGCCCGGCGACAAGATGGCGGGACGTCACGGCAACAAGGGCGTGGTGTCGAAGATCGTGCCGATCGAAGACATGCCGTTCCTGGAAGACGGGACCCATGCCGACATCGTGCTCAATCCGCTCGGCGTGCCGAGCCGCATGAACGTCGGTCAGATTCTCGAAACCCATCTCGGCTGGGCCTGTGCCGGCCTCGGCAAGCGGATCGGCCAGGCGGTCGATGCTTACCTGGCGAAGCAGGACACCAAGCCGCTGAAGGAGACCTTGAAGAAGGTCTACGGCGAGGACGAGACCATCAAGTCGCTCGGCGATACCGAGTTGCTTGAGCTCGGCCGCAATCTCACCCACGGCGTGCCGATCGCGACGCCGGTGTTCGATGGCGCCAAGGAAAGCGACATCGAAGAGATGCTGAAGCTGGCGGGTCTCGACGGCTCTGGTCAGTCGACGGTCTATGACGGCCGCACGGGTGACGAGTTCGATCGCAAGGTGACGGTGGGCTACATCTACATGCTCAAGCTGCACCATCTTGTGGACGACAAGATCCATGCCCGTTCGATCGGTCCGTACTCGCTCGTCACGCAGCAGCCGCTGGGTGGCAAGGCGCAGTTCGGCGGCCAGCGCTTCGGCGAAATGGAGGTGTGGGCGCTCGAAGCTTACGGCGCGGCTTACACCTTGCAGGAAATGCTGACCGTGAAGTCGGACGACGTCGCGGGCCGCACCAAGGTGTACGAAGCGATCGTGCGCGGCGACGACACGTTCGAGGCCGGTATTCCGGAATCGTTCAACGTGCTGGTCAAGGAAATGCGCTCGCTCGGCCTCAACGTCGACCTGCACAACTCCAAGCTCACCCCGGGGACGACTGCCGAGGCGGCTGAGTAA